TCACCTCGGTCAACGACGCCGGCCAGGCGGTGAGCCAGCTGTTCGTGAAGGACGGCAAGGTGCGCATGGAGTTCTCCGACGGCGCCCACCAGGGCTTCGCACTGTACGACTCCGCCGCCAACACCATGAGCGTGTTCATGCCGGAGAAGAAGCAGTACCTGGTGTTCGATGACAAGGCGGCGGGCCAGATCGGCGCCCAGCAGGCCCAGAGCCAGCAGCAGATGCAGGCCGCCCAGGCGCAGATGGCGGCGCACCAGGGCGAGATGGACGACGCCAACCAGAAGATGCAGGCCGCCATGGCGAACATGACGCCGGAGCAGCGCGCCATGATGGAGAAGATGATGGCGGCACGCGGCGGCGCCCCCGCGGGCAACCCCATGGCCGCGATGCAGGGCGGCATGCACGTGGAGATGAAGGACCTCGGCACCACCGAGACCGTCGCCGGCCACCGCTGCAAGGACATGCAGATGAGCGTGGGCGGCCGCGCCACCTCCACCATGTGCATGAGCGACGAGCCGCCCACCGCGTTCGGCGTCCCGGCGGCGGACTACAAGACGCTGGAGGCGATGCGCGACGGCATGCAGAAGCTCACCGCCAAGATGGGCCCCATGGCCCAGTCCATGTCGGCGGTGATGGGCAAGGGCTTCGCCCTCAAGACCACGCGCCAGGCCTTCGACCCCCGCACCATGAAGTCCAGCACCGTGACCACCACCTTCAAGTCGGTGACCACCGAGAAGCTGGACAGTGCGAAGTTCGAGGTGCCGGCGGGCTACACCGCCACCAGCATGGACGAGATGATGCAGCACGGCGGCCATTGACCCGCCCCGTGCCATGAAAACAGAAACCCCGCCAGGGATGGCGGGGCTGGAAACAGCGCCAGGGACGGCAACGAAGACCAAGGAAAAAGAAACCCCGCTTCGGCGGGGTTTCTACTTTATGCGAGCAGCTGCTTCACGCGCCGATGCAGCGGGCTACTCCGCGGGAAATGCGCCAGCAGGAACTCCATCTGGTCGGCGAGGATGCGCCGGCCCTTCAGGAAGATGTACTCGGCGTGGTTCGGGGTGAACGGGATGGCGAGCAGCTGCATGCGCGCCTCCTCCGGGGTGCGCCCGGCCTTGTGGTTGTTGCAGCGCTTGCAGGCCGCCACCACATTGGTCCATGTGTCGCGCCCGCCGCGGCTCAGGGGCGTGACGTGCTCGCGGGAGAGCTCGCCGGAGGCGAAGCGCTTGCCGCAGTACATGCAGACGTGGGCGTCGCGCTTGAACAGGGTATGGTTGTTGAGCGGCGGCACATAGTGCTTGCGCGCCTTGGCCGAGGCGACGCTGTTGCCGTAGGTGGCGATGATGGAGTTCACTTCGATGACGCTGCGCCGGCCGCTCTTGGCGCAGATGCCGCCGTGCAGGCGATACAGCGGGCTGCCGTAGCTGTAGGCCACCTGGTCCAGGTGATACAGCTTCACGGCATCCTGATAGTCGATCCACTCCAGCGGCTGGCCTGCCGCATCGGTGCGGAGCACTTCTTGGGAAAGGTCGTACACCCTATATCCTCAAGGCCCTGAATAGGCTGGGCAAAATATTGCAGTAATAGGCTTAAAAAGCAACGCCAAGCCCAGGACGAGCCTGGGAACTGCCCGCCGCGCGGGGTGGCAAACGCACCGGGGCACGCTACACTGGCCCCGGCCCAAATGACGGGATAAGCCATGGCCATCAAGCTTTTCGTGCCCTTGGAACACGCTGGCCTGGAACGCCGCGTGGCCCTGTGTCCGCCGGTGGCGGCCAAGCTCAAGGGCCTGGGAGTGGAGGTGACGCTGGAACCGGGCGCCGGCGAGGCCGCCGGGTTCCCGGACAGCCTGTTCCCGGACGTCCGCACCGCGAAGGCCCAGGACGCGATCCCGCAGGCCGATGCCGTGTTCCGTGTGACGCCGCCCTCCGCCGCCGAGGCTGCGCGCCTGCGCGCGGGCGCGGTGCTGGTGTCGTTCCTCAGCCCGCACAAGGACCCCGACCGCATCAAGGCGCTGCGTGATGCGCGTGTGACTTCGTTCGCCATGGAGCTGGTGCCGCGCATCTCCCGCGCCCAAGCCATGGACGCGCTCTCCTCCCAGGCCGCCGCTGCCGGCTACAAGGCGGCGCTGCTGGCCGCGGAGAAGCTCGGCCGCTTCTTCCCCATGCTCACCACCGCCGCCGGCACCATCCGTCCCGCCAAGGTGCTGGTGGTGGGCGCGGGCGTCGCGGGCCTGCAGGCCATCGCCACCGCGCGCCGCCTCGGCGCCATGGTGGAGGGCTACGACGTGCGCGCCGCCGCGCGCGAGCAGGTGGAGTCGCTCGGCGCGAAGTTCGTGGACACCGGCGTCTCGGCGGAAGGCACGGGCGGCTATGCCCGCGAGCTCACCGCCGAGGAGAAGCAGAAGCAGCAGGACGCGCTGGCCAAGCACGTGGCTTTGGCCGATGCGGTGATCACCACCGCCGCGATCCCAGGCCGGCCCGCCCCGAAGATCGTCACCCGCGCCATGGTGGAAGCCATGAAGCCCGGCGCGGTGATCATCGACCTCGCCGCCGAGACTGGCGGCAACTGCGAGCTGACCCGCCCCGGCGAGGACTTCAAGCATGGCCACGTGCTGGTCTCGGGTCCCTTGAATCTGCCGAGCCTCCTGGCGGAGCACGCCAGCGACATGTACGCCCGCAACCTGCTCAACTTCTTCACGCCACTCGTCAAGGACAGCAGGCTCGCCATCGACTGGAACGACGAGGTCTACGCCAAGAGCGTGGTCACTCACGACGGGAAGATCATGCACGAACCCACCAGAAAGTTAGTCGAGGGAGCCTGACCATGATCGACGGCTTCATCGCCCTATACATCTTCATGCTCGCCGGCTTCACCGGCTACGAGGTCATCTCGCGGGTGCCGGTGATCCTGCACACGCCGCTCATGTCCGGTTCAAACTTCGT
This portion of the Gammaproteobacteria bacterium genome encodes:
- a CDS encoding DUF4412 domain-containing protein, whose protein sequence is MLRTSILLALLAAAVPALADTHITSVNDAGQAVSQLFVKDGKVRMEFSDGAHQGFALYDSAANTMSVFMPEKKQYLVFDDKAAGQIGAQQAQSQQQMQAAQAQMAAHQGEMDDANQKMQAAMANMTPEQRAMMEKMMAARGGAPAGNPMAAMQGGMHVEMKDLGTTETVAGHRCKDMQMSVGGRATSTMCMSDEPPTAFGVPAADYKTLEAMRDGMQKLTAKMGPMAQSMSAVMGKGFALKTTRQAFDPRTMKSSTVTTTFKSVTTEKLDSAKFEVPAGYTATSMDEMMQHGGH
- a CDS encoding HNH endonuclease, which encodes MYDLSQEVLRTDAAGQPLEWIDYQDAVKLYHLDQVAYSYGSPLYRLHGGICAKSGRRSVIEVNSIIATYGNSVASAKARKHYVPPLNNHTLFKRDAHVCMYCGKRFASGELSREHVTPLSRGGRDTWTNVVAACKRCNNHKAGRTPEEARMQLLAIPFTPNHAEYIFLKGRRILADQMEFLLAHFPRSSPLHRRVKQLLA
- a CDS encoding NAD(P) transhydrogenase subunit alpha — protein: MAIKLFVPLEHAGLERRVALCPPVAAKLKGLGVEVTLEPGAGEAAGFPDSLFPDVRTAKAQDAIPQADAVFRVTPPSAAEAARLRAGAVLVSFLSPHKDPDRIKALRDARVTSFAMELVPRISRAQAMDALSSQAAAAGYKAALLAAEKLGRFFPMLTTAAGTIRPAKVLVVGAGVAGLQAIATARRLGAMVEGYDVRAAAREQVESLGAKFVDTGVSAEGTGGYARELTAEEKQKQQDALAKHVALADAVITTAAIPGRPAPKIVTRAMVEAMKPGAVIIDLAAETGGNCELTRPGEDFKHGHVLVSGPLNLPSLLAEHASDMYARNLLNFFTPLVKDSRLAIDWNDEVYAKSVVTHDGKIMHEPTRKLVEGA